The Hymenobacter swuensis DY53 genome includes the window AACAGCCTTATGTATCACGCTATTTCTATGCAAAATTCTACTAACCTGGTAGCGCCCGGCGACCAAATTGTACCGGGCTGGCTGAAAACCTTCTGGCTATACTTCATGCTAACCTCGGCCCTGATTTGGGGGTGGTCGAGTTTATCGGGGCCGCGGAGCGCGGCGTCGGTGGTGCTTACGGTGGTAACGGTTGGGTTGGGTCACTCTATCGGGCTGCACCGGGGCATCATTCACCGGTCGTACCGATGCAGCCGGGTAGTCCGCGGGACGCTGGCCTACCTGTTTGTGCACAGCGGCCTGGGCGGTCCGCTTTCCTGGATCCGGGTGCACTACTTTCGGGATTATTGGCAAAACCGCCTCGATTGCCCCGCATTCTTCCGCTACGACCACTCTATTGGGCGGGATTATTACTGGAACCTGCACTTTTCCCTGCAGCCGGCGGATATTGGACAGTATGAAATTCCAGCGGAGGATCTGCACGATCCTTGGTTGGCGTTTCTGGAAAAAACCTGGTACCTACATGTGCTGGCGGCGGCTGGCCTCATCTGGGCAGTATTCGGTTTTGAAGCCATGATTGTGTGCGTACCGCTGCGCATCAGTATCACTATCCTGGGACATTGGCTTGTCGGCTTCATCTCGCACAAATACGGCTATGCTCGTTATGATATTGACGATGCTACCGAGCACGGCTACAACAACTGGGTATTGGGGGCGCTTTCCTTTGGGGAAGGATTTCATAACAACCACCATGCTCATCCTAGCTCCGCCAAAATGAGCTCAACATGGTACGAACTGGATATGGGCTGGTACCTGGTCGCCATACTACGAGCCCTTGGCTTGGTATGGGACGTGCAGGTACAAGGCCGAACCCCAACCAAACGCGACCGGGCAAAGCCCCGGCTATTCCGTTGGCACTGGCCCTGGCAGGATTAATATTCTCTCCCGAAACACAAAAAGCCCGCCGCTGACGTCAGCGGCGGGCTTTTTATATGCGTTGCTAAGCGGCAATTACTGCCCCAGTACCATGGCAAATACCAGCGGGGCTACGATGGTAGCATCCGACTCGATGATGAACTTGGGCGTGTCCTGGCCCAGCTTGCCCCAGGTGATTTTCTCATTGGGCACGGCACCGGAGTACGAACCATACGAAGTCGTCGAGTCCGAAATCTGGCAGAAATAGCCCCACAGCGGCACCGAGGTGCGGCCTAGGTCCTGGTGCAGCATGGGCACCACGCAGATGGGGAAGTCGCCGGCAATGCCGCCGCCAATCTGGAAAAAGCCCACAGGGCTGGCTTCGGTGGCCTGCTCAGTGTACCAGCCGGCCAGGTAAATCATGTACTCAATGCCGGTGCGCACGGTGTGCACGTTCTTGATGTCGCCGCTGATGACGTGGCCGGCGAAGATGTTACCCAGCGTGCTGTCTTCCCAACCGGGGCAGATGATGGGCAGGTTTTTCTCGGCGGCGGCCAGCATCCAGCTGTCCTTGGGGTCAATCTGGTAGTATTGCTCCAGCTCGCCCGACTTCAGGATCTGGTAGAAGAACTCGTGGGGGAAGTACTGCTCGCCGGCCTTATCGGCCTTTTCCCAGAACTTCAGTACCGAGTGCTCCAGGCGGCGCATGGCTTCTTCCTCGGGGATGCAGGTGTCGGTTACACGGTTCATGTGGCGCTCCAGCAGGGCCTGCTCGTCGGCGGGCGTCAGGTCGCGGTAGTTGGGCACCCGCTCGTAGAAGTCGTGGGCCACCAGGTTGAAAATGTCCTCCTCCAGGTTGGCACCCGTGCAGCTGATGATCTGCACCTTATCCTGGCGGATCAGCTCGGCCAGCTGGATGCCCATTTCGGCGGTGC containing:
- a CDS encoding fatty acid desaturase, which produces MQNSTNLVAPGDQIVPGWLKTFWLYFMLTSALIWGWSSLSGPRSAASVVLTVVTVGLGHSIGLHRGIIHRSYRCSRVVRGTLAYLFVHSGLGGPLSWIRVHYFRDYWQNRLDCPAFFRYDHSIGRDYYWNLHFSLQPADIGQYEIPAEDLHDPWLAFLEKTWYLHVLAAAGLIWAVFGFEAMIVCVPLRISITILGHWLVGFISHKYGYARYDIDDATEHGYNNWVLGALSFGEGFHNNHHAHPSSAKMSSTWYELDMGWYLVAILRALGLVWDVQVQGRTPTKRDRAKPRLFRWHWPWQD
- a CDS encoding deoxyhypusine synthase family protein, whose product is MQITNFLKHHYRHFNAAALIDAAEGYNKHLADGGKMMITLAGAMSTAEMGIQLAELIRQDKVQIISCTGANLEEDIFNLVAHDFYERVPNYRDLTPADEQALLERHMNRVTDTCIPEEEAMRRLEHSVLKFWEKADKAGEQYFPHEFFYQILKSGELEQYYQIDPKDSWMLAAAEKNLPIICPGWEDSTLGNIFAGHVISGDIKNVHTVRTGIEYMIYLAGWYTEQATEASPVGFFQIGGGIAGDFPICVVPMLHQDLGRTSVPLWGYFCQISDSTTSYGSYSGAVPNEKITWGKLGQDTPKFIIESDATIVAPLVFAMVLGQ